One genomic segment of Labilithrix sp. includes these proteins:
- a CDS encoding MBL fold metallo-hydrolase, protein MRITFWGVRGSIPSPGPDTVGVGGNTSCVEVRAGSAFLVFDGGTGLRLLGKRALKEMPFTAHIFFSHVHWDHIQGFPFFDPAFVPGNVIHLYGGNNVSRTLEETLAGQMDHPSFPVHLTEMGAEMHFHSVDGRKGIEVDAGGGTKALVRAAPGNHPNGVWAYRVDYNGKSVMYATDTEHYAVVDHKLLKLAQGSDVLIYDSQYLPEEYSGANGGMPKLGWGHSTYEEAVKLAKAANVKQLVLYHHDPTQNDAAVAEKEKRARALFPDCQAAREGLVIEL, encoded by the coding sequence ATGCGCATCACCTTTTGGGGTGTCCGCGGGAGCATTCCCTCCCCCGGACCCGACACGGTCGGCGTCGGCGGGAATACGAGCTGCGTCGAGGTACGCGCCGGGAGCGCGTTCCTCGTATTCGACGGGGGCACCGGGCTGCGCCTCCTCGGCAAGCGTGCGCTCAAGGAGATGCCGTTCACCGCGCACATCTTCTTCAGCCACGTCCACTGGGATCACATCCAGGGCTTCCCGTTCTTCGATCCCGCGTTCGTGCCCGGCAACGTCATCCACCTCTACGGCGGCAACAACGTCTCGCGCACGCTCGAAGAGACCCTCGCCGGCCAGATGGACCATCCGAGCTTCCCGGTCCACCTGACCGAGATGGGCGCGGAGATGCATTTTCACAGCGTCGACGGGCGCAAGGGGATCGAGGTCGACGCCGGCGGTGGGACGAAGGCGCTCGTCCGTGCGGCGCCGGGCAACCATCCCAACGGCGTGTGGGCCTACCGCGTCGACTACAACGGCAAGTCGGTCATGTACGCGACCGACACGGAGCACTACGCCGTCGTCGACCACAAGCTCCTCAAGCTCGCGCAAGGCTCCGACGTCCTCATCTACGACTCGCAGTATTTGCCGGAGGAGTACTCCGGAGCGAACGGCGGGATGCCCAAGCTCGGCTGGGGTCACAGCACCTACGAAGAAGCGGTGAAGCTCGCCAAGGCCGCGAACGTGAAGCAGCTCGTGCTCTATCACCACGATCCGACGCAGAACGACGCAGCGGTCGCGGAGAAGGAGAAGCGCGCACGTGCGCTCTTCCCCGACTGCCAGGCCGCGCGCGAGGGACTGGTCATCGAGCTCTGA
- a CDS encoding YdcF family protein has protein sequence MPQGRPAVCVLGCRSGSAALVRRARAGARTFADEGADTVVACGGRRWSGVVEADDIARILAGAGVPEAAILRERRSLDTVGNAREAARLLADKPVIVVTCAWHLPRARRVFERVGLRVVGAVGVPAPDGGLLTAMYRRGREQVATWKDMLR, from the coding sequence ATGCCGCAGGGTCGGCCGGCCGTGTGTGTGCTGGGCTGCCGCTCCGGCAGCGCGGCCCTGGTCCGCCGCGCGCGGGCCGGGGCGAGGACGTTCGCCGACGAGGGGGCCGACACGGTCGTCGCGTGCGGCGGGAGGCGCTGGAGCGGCGTCGTCGAGGCGGACGACATCGCGCGGATCCTGGCCGGCGCGGGCGTCCCGGAGGCGGCGATCCTCCGCGAGCGGCGGTCGCTCGACACGGTCGGCAACGCGCGCGAAGCGGCGCGGCTCCTCGCCGACAAACCCGTCATCGTGGTCACCTGCGCGTGGCACCTCCCGCGCGCGCGGCGCGTGTTCGAGCGGGTGGGGCTGCGTGTCGTCGGCGCGGTCGGCGTGCCCGCGCCGGACGGCGGGCTCCTCACCGCGATGTACCGTCGCGGCCGGGAGCAGGTCGCGACGTGGAAGGACATGCTGCGATGA
- a CDS encoding peptidylprolyl isomerase, with amino-acid sequence MRRLLLVALIAACSKPAPPPPEAGAPAASGFDPVAIARAEDTRVAKEVPPEVRTSHDVMARRRSARALARIADAASVEGLTVHLADEDAQTVAWAAYGLGYACKGREDATVRALSARAASIVVPVLEGHPPQRGSDELDPRMSIARAIGRCAGPLSEEVLVAIATSGPDWLRPALTGLGDLATRRKQLGAPALTVLLDAAAGNDIAFYALARAEATEGFARRIVDTARAALAKPGEGRVLAIRALARAGKESAKEVAPDLAKVAGDAKTYGAGERAEAGRALGTLGDPGQLAIADVLSALTPDSKDPIGIQRVATSDFHAVYTLLSQLAVEAPKKAEPALQVLATLSSNDARIAMIRCPAALALARGAYDADILKKCDAEGSEPWEKARLTAVLRRPITKDRLAAFRALAKSDHLRVREEAIEGMGSHPELDDAAPAILADALLSKHAGLVAATAETIHAHPDLALVLAESEKRAALDPKSPPPTANPAQEVSPAVGRALRAALAHAWPEDRFETRIALFEAAASVKVVGAKEAATKACNDANPVVRERALKALRTLGADVKACDAPDKPVAPAAEIGKTIGAPARVVFDVHDLKLTIVLEPELSPITATRIAALAKAGFYKDVVVHRVVPGFVAQFGDPDGDGYGGSGTSLRCETSPVPFRQLDVGMALAGRDTGSSQLFVTLARTPHLDGEYTRVGHAEGDWDKVAPGDVIKDVRVEE; translated from the coding sequence ATGAGGCGACTCCTGCTCGTCGCGCTGATCGCGGCGTGCTCGAAGCCGGCTCCTCCTCCGCCCGAGGCGGGCGCGCCCGCGGCGAGCGGCTTCGATCCCGTCGCGATCGCGCGCGCGGAGGACACGCGCGTCGCGAAGGAGGTCCCGCCCGAGGTGCGGACGAGCCACGACGTCATGGCGCGTCGGCGCAGCGCGCGCGCCCTCGCGCGGATCGCGGACGCGGCGAGCGTCGAGGGTCTCACCGTGCACCTCGCGGACGAAGACGCGCAGACGGTGGCGTGGGCGGCGTACGGCCTCGGCTACGCGTGCAAGGGACGCGAGGACGCGACCGTGCGTGCGCTCTCCGCGCGCGCGGCGTCGATCGTGGTCCCCGTCCTCGAAGGCCATCCGCCGCAGCGCGGGAGCGACGAGCTCGATCCGCGCATGTCGATCGCGCGCGCGATCGGCCGCTGCGCGGGGCCGCTCTCGGAGGAGGTGCTCGTCGCGATCGCGACGTCGGGCCCCGACTGGCTCCGCCCCGCGCTGACCGGGCTCGGCGATCTCGCGACGAGGCGCAAGCAGCTCGGCGCGCCGGCGCTCACCGTGCTCCTCGACGCCGCCGCCGGCAACGACATCGCGTTCTACGCGCTCGCGCGGGCGGAGGCGACGGAGGGGTTCGCGCGCCGCATCGTCGACACCGCGCGCGCGGCGCTCGCGAAGCCCGGCGAAGGACGTGTCCTCGCGATCCGCGCGCTCGCCCGCGCGGGCAAGGAGAGCGCGAAGGAGGTCGCGCCCGATCTCGCGAAGGTCGCCGGCGACGCGAAGACGTACGGCGCCGGCGAGCGCGCGGAGGCGGGGCGCGCGCTCGGCACGCTCGGCGATCCGGGCCAGCTCGCGATCGCGGACGTGCTCTCCGCGTTGACGCCCGACTCGAAGGACCCGATCGGCATCCAGCGCGTCGCGACGAGCGATTTTCATGCGGTATACACACTTCTGAGCCAGCTCGCGGTGGAAGCACCGAAGAAGGCCGAGCCCGCGCTCCAGGTGCTAGCGACGCTCTCCTCGAACGACGCCCGCATCGCGATGATCCGCTGTCCCGCCGCGCTCGCCCTCGCGCGCGGCGCCTACGACGCGGACATCTTGAAGAAGTGCGACGCGGAGGGGAGCGAGCCGTGGGAGAAGGCGCGCCTCACCGCCGTCTTGCGCCGCCCGATCACGAAGGACCGCCTCGCCGCCTTCCGCGCGCTCGCGAAGAGCGATCACCTCCGCGTGCGCGAGGAGGCGATCGAGGGCATGGGCTCGCATCCGGAGCTCGACGACGCCGCGCCGGCGATCCTCGCCGACGCGCTCCTCTCGAAGCACGCCGGGCTCGTCGCCGCGACGGCGGAGACGATCCACGCGCACCCCGACCTCGCGCTCGTCCTCGCCGAGAGCGAGAAGCGCGCCGCGCTCGATCCGAAGTCGCCGCCGCCGACCGCGAACCCGGCGCAGGAGGTCTCCCCCGCGGTCGGGCGCGCCCTTAGGGCCGCGCTCGCGCACGCGTGGCCGGAGGACCGGTTCGAGACGCGCATCGCGCTGTTCGAGGCGGCCGCGAGCGTGAAGGTGGTCGGCGCGAAGGAGGCGGCGACGAAGGCCTGCAACGACGCGAACCCGGTCGTGCGTGAACGCGCGTTGAAGGCGCTCCGCACCCTCGGCGCGGACGTGAAGGCGTGCGACGCGCCCGACAAACCGGTCGCCCCCGCGGCGGAGATCGGCAAGACGATCGGAGCGCCGGCGCGCGTCGTCTTCGACGTGCACGACCTGAAGCTCACGATCGTCCTCGAGCCCGAGCTCTCGCCGATCACGGCGACGCGCATCGCGGCCCTCGCGAAGGCGGGCTTCTACAAGGACGTCGTCGTCCACCGCGTCGTCCCCGGCTTCGTCGCGCAGTTCGGCGATCCCGACGGCGACGGCTACGGCGGGAGCGGCACCTCGCTCCGCTGCGAGACCTCGCCGGTGCCGTTCCGCCAGCTCGACGTCGGGATGGCGCTCGCGGGCCGCGACACCGGCTCGAGCCAGCTCTTCGTCACGCTCGCGCGCACGCCGCACCTCGACGGCGAGTACACGCGCGTCGGCCACGCCGAAGGCGACTGGGACAAGGTCGCCCCCGGCGACGTGATCAAAGATGTACGCGTGGAGGAGTGA
- a CDS encoding type III pantothenate kinase, with amino-acid sequence MLLAIDVGNTNIVYGLIDGTKLVHQFRVETNRNRTADEYAVVVRQLLSMREVAASDVKAAIIASVVPALTEPMLDLVRRGFGLEALVVGPGIKTGMSILYENPREVGADRIVNAVAAYERYKGGLIVVDFGTATTFDCVTPKGEYMGGVIAPGIQISADALFARAAKLPRVEIARPPKVVGRNTQNSMQSGIVYGYVGLVDGLVDRLVDEMGFPCAVIATGGLARLIAPLSRKIEDVDDELTLTGLRILHERNQ; translated from the coding sequence ATGCTCCTCGCGATCGACGTCGGGAACACGAACATCGTCTACGGCCTCATCGACGGGACGAAGCTGGTGCATCAGTTCCGGGTGGAGACGAACCGGAACCGCACCGCCGACGAGTACGCGGTCGTCGTGCGCCAGCTCCTCTCGATGCGGGAGGTCGCGGCGTCGGACGTGAAGGCGGCGATCATCGCGAGCGTCGTCCCCGCGCTCACGGAGCCGATGCTCGATCTCGTGCGCCGCGGCTTCGGGCTCGAGGCGCTCGTCGTCGGCCCCGGGATCAAGACCGGGATGTCGATCCTCTACGAGAACCCGCGCGAGGTCGGCGCCGATCGGATCGTCAACGCGGTCGCGGCGTACGAGCGCTACAAGGGCGGGCTCATCGTCGTCGACTTCGGGACCGCGACGACCTTCGACTGCGTCACGCCGAAGGGCGAGTACATGGGCGGCGTCATCGCGCCCGGGATCCAGATCAGCGCCGACGCTCTGTTCGCGCGCGCGGCGAAGCTCCCCCGCGTCGAGATCGCGCGCCCGCCGAAGGTGGTGGGCCGCAACACGCAGAACTCGATGCAGTCCGGGATCGTCTACGGCTACGTCGGCCTCGTCGACGGGCTCGTCGATCGCCTCGTCGACGAGATGGGCTTCCCCTGCGCCGTCATCGCGACGGGCGGCCTCGCGCGCCTCATCGCGCCGCTGTCGCGGAAGATCGAGGACGTCGACGACGAGCTCACGCTGACGGGGCTCCGCATCCTCCACGAGCGCAACCAGTAG
- a CDS encoding iron ABC transporter permease: protein MPRALGVVLLSLAVLLGAIAFAVSFGTEPISLTRALDDASSLDRAIVVEVRLPRVLLGALAGAGLSIVGVALQALLRNPLAEPYVLGVSGGSAVGATLAIMIGISSVSVVPLFALGGGLAATAVVHAIAAAAPTDRGMTVLLAGIVVNAMASAVITFVKTLVTQTKAQELLFWLTGFLDVPPRSSLVAIAVYVAIGAAILLRDAARLNVLALGDSAAEHLGVSVRAVERRIYLASALVVGAIVSVTGLIGFVGLLVPHALRRVVGPDARVLMPASLGFGGAVLVACDLVSRASFRFLYREPPVGAVTALLGGSLFLFLFIRSRRAQSS from the coding sequence GTGCCCCGCGCGCTCGGCGTCGTCCTCCTCTCGCTCGCGGTCCTCCTCGGCGCGATCGCGTTCGCGGTGTCGTTCGGTACGGAGCCGATCTCCCTCACGCGCGCGCTCGACGACGCGTCGTCGCTCGATCGCGCGATCGTCGTCGAGGTGCGCCTCCCGCGCGTCCTCCTCGGCGCGCTCGCGGGCGCGGGGCTCTCGATCGTCGGCGTCGCGCTCCAGGCGCTCCTCAGGAACCCGCTCGCGGAGCCGTACGTGCTCGGCGTCTCCGGCGGCTCCGCGGTCGGCGCCACGCTCGCGATCATGATCGGCATCTCGAGCGTCTCCGTCGTCCCGCTCTTCGCGCTCGGCGGCGGCCTCGCCGCGACCGCGGTCGTCCACGCGATCGCGGCGGCGGCGCCGACCGATCGCGGCATGACGGTGCTCCTCGCCGGCATCGTCGTGAACGCGATGGCCTCCGCCGTGATCACGTTCGTGAAGACGCTCGTCACGCAGACGAAGGCGCAGGAGCTCCTCTTCTGGCTCACCGGCTTCCTCGACGTGCCGCCGCGCTCCTCCCTCGTCGCGATCGCCGTCTACGTCGCGATCGGCGCCGCGATCTTGCTGCGCGACGCGGCGCGCCTGAACGTGCTCGCGCTCGGCGACTCCGCGGCCGAGCACCTCGGCGTGAGCGTGCGCGCGGTCGAGCGGCGCATCTACCTCGCGAGCGCGCTCGTCGTCGGCGCGATCGTGAGCGTGACCGGCCTCATCGGCTTCGTCGGGCTCCTCGTCCCGCACGCGCTCCGGCGCGTGGTCGGCCCCGACGCGCGCGTGCTCATGCCCGCCTCGCTCGGCTTCGGCGGCGCGGTGCTCGTCGCGTGCGACCTCGTGAGCCGCGCGTCGTTCCGGTTCCTCTACCGTGAGCCGCCCGTCGGCGCGGTGACGGCGCTCCTCGGCGGCTCGCTCTTCCTCTTCCTGTTCATCCGGAGCCGGCGCGCTCAGTCTTCTTGA
- a CDS encoding serine/threonine protein kinase, translated as MREAWPFAMALVEGQVLDGKYVIRRRIADGGMSTVYLGVNERIDKEVAVKVLHPTVAREDDVVHRFEREARIVSRIRSPYVADVYDFGSLESGERFMVMEYLEGESLASTIERERTIAVRTLAKMALQILEGLSAAHAAGIVHRDLKPENVIVTRPRGKSGDVVVKLVDFGISKVVAARETSARETSAIFPEARATAAGAVLGTPLYMSPEQARGYTNLIDQRTDLYSLGVILYEAIAGEPPLMGENVNDLLFRVALDEPTPLVERVPTVDPGFAAIVAKAMTKKVTERYQTADEMHEAIAAWKSQFESGSQAVVPIAPAATNVRAAPEPKQLATPMTLSAPQRREEARTLRRSGFFTKARKVVYVLPAVAAVAFLVGRRSEPALDLAAATTIETAPLEVSPSTVLMPIAIVDAGTIAIDDATTRQQEEEEPVPDQED; from the coding sequence GTGCGTGAGGCCTGGCCGTTCGCGATGGCGCTCGTGGAAGGTCAGGTGCTCGACGGCAAGTACGTCATCCGTCGTCGTATCGCCGACGGCGGCATGAGCACGGTGTACCTCGGCGTCAACGAGCGCATCGACAAGGAGGTCGCGGTCAAGGTGCTGCACCCGACCGTCGCGCGCGAGGACGACGTGGTGCATCGCTTCGAGCGCGAGGCGCGCATCGTGTCGCGGATCCGATCGCCGTACGTCGCGGACGTCTACGACTTCGGATCGCTCGAGAGCGGCGAGCGCTTCATGGTCATGGAGTACCTCGAGGGCGAGAGCCTCGCGTCGACGATCGAGCGCGAGCGCACGATCGCGGTGCGCACGCTCGCGAAGATGGCGCTCCAGATCCTCGAGGGCCTCTCCGCCGCCCACGCCGCCGGCATCGTCCACCGCGACCTGAAGCCCGAGAACGTGATCGTGACGCGCCCGCGCGGGAAGAGCGGCGACGTCGTCGTGAAGCTCGTCGACTTCGGCATCTCGAAGGTCGTCGCCGCGCGCGAGACCTCCGCGCGCGAGACCTCCGCCATCTTCCCGGAGGCGCGCGCGACCGCGGCCGGCGCGGTGCTCGGCACGCCGCTCTACATGTCCCCCGAGCAGGCGCGCGGCTACACGAACCTCATCGACCAGCGCACCGATCTCTACTCCCTCGGCGTGATCCTCTACGAGGCGATCGCGGGCGAGCCGCCGCTGATGGGAGAGAACGTGAACGACCTCCTCTTCCGCGTCGCGCTCGACGAGCCGACGCCGCTCGTCGAGCGCGTCCCCACCGTCGACCCCGGCTTCGCCGCGATCGTCGCGAAGGCGATGACGAAGAAGGTGACCGAGCGCTACCAGACCGCCGACGAGATGCACGAGGCGATCGCGGCGTGGAAGAGCCAGTTCGAGTCGGGCTCGCAGGCGGTCGTGCCGATCGCTCCCGCGGCGACCAACGTGCGCGCCGCGCCGGAGCCGAAGCAGCTCGCGACGCCGATGACGCTGAGCGCGCCGCAGCGGCGCGAGGAGGCGCGCACGCTCCGCCGGAGCGGCTTCTTCACGAAGGCGCGGAAGGTGGTCTACGTGCTGCCGGCCGTCGCGGCGGTCGCCTTCCTCGTCGGCCGCCGCAGCGAGCCCGCGCTCGACCTCGCCGCCGCGACGACGATCGAGACCGCGCCGCTCGAGGTGTCCCCCTCCACCGTGCTCATGCCGATCGCGATCGTGGACGCCGGGACGATAGCGATCGACGACGCCACGACACGACAACAGGAGGAAGAGGAGCCCGTCCCCGATCAAGAAGACTGA
- a CDS encoding serine/threonine protein kinase, with protein MATVHLGRLLGPVGFSRTVAIKRLHAQFASDPEFVSMFLDEARLAARIRHPNVVPTIDVVATSGELFLVMDYVPGESIARLMRVLRERQQTIPLRILSAVMAGALHGLHAAHEAKDERGHPLGIVHRDVSPQNVLLGTDGSPRVLDFGVAKAAGRVQTTREGQIKGKLSYMPPEQLRGSAVSRQTDIYAAGVMLWELLTGQRLFTGDNEGVVVAKVLEGRVDAPSQVLMRNRRMTVADQTMRQLEALDATILKALAMQPESRHTTAREMAIEIERKLPPATASECADWLESIARDVLASRAAMIAEIESSGSHVVDESHVMSVLNAKATLGPSSARFRDVAAAAQVAVGANRQSSSSLATQSSPVIHAHTLQMPTGPYPVAVEGPPVTNPSSISVSSGSPLPAYESSHGTRNAIAAIVGVLIGATFLGSALIYRARRVAAVDEPPPAVAAAVPSSTAEPPPEIEPVPVPEPPEPAPTATVAPTPTIEIELTTPDAGRVTRPVAPAPAPGPRKNPTPPAPQPPPQPPKNGQEGCDPPFWYDNQGVKHYKPHCFSR; from the coding sequence ATGGCTACCGTCCATCTCGGGCGGCTGCTGGGACCGGTCGGGTTCTCGCGTACGGTCGCGATCAAACGGCTGCACGCGCAGTTCGCGTCGGACCCCGAGTTCGTCTCGATGTTCCTCGACGAGGCGCGGCTCGCGGCGCGCATCCGGCACCCCAACGTCGTGCCGACGATCGACGTCGTCGCGACGAGCGGCGAGCTCTTCCTCGTCATGGACTACGTCCCCGGCGAGTCCATCGCGCGGCTCATGCGCGTGCTGCGCGAGCGGCAGCAGACCATCCCGCTCCGCATCTTGAGCGCGGTGATGGCGGGCGCGCTCCACGGCCTCCACGCCGCGCACGAGGCGAAGGACGAGCGCGGTCATCCGCTCGGCATCGTCCATCGCGACGTCTCCCCGCAGAACGTGCTCCTCGGCACCGACGGCTCGCCGCGCGTGCTCGACTTCGGCGTCGCGAAGGCGGCCGGTCGCGTGCAGACGACGCGCGAGGGACAGATCAAAGGCAAGCTCTCGTACATGCCGCCGGAGCAGCTCCGCGGCTCGGCCGTGAGCCGGCAGACGGACATCTACGCCGCCGGCGTCATGCTCTGGGAGCTCCTCACCGGACAGCGCCTCTTCACCGGCGACAACGAAGGCGTCGTCGTCGCGAAGGTGCTCGAAGGTCGCGTCGACGCGCCGAGCCAGGTGCTGATGCGGAACCGCCGCATGACCGTCGCCGACCAGACGATGCGTCAGCTCGAGGCCCTCGACGCGACGATCCTGAAGGCGCTCGCGATGCAGCCGGAGAGCCGGCACACGACCGCGCGCGAGATGGCGATCGAGATCGAGCGGAAGCTCCCGCCCGCGACCGCGTCGGAGTGCGCGGACTGGCTCGAGAGCATCGCGCGCGACGTCCTCGCGTCGCGCGCGGCGATGATCGCGGAGATCGAGAGCAGCGGCTCCCACGTCGTCGACGAGAGCCACGTGATGTCGGTGCTCAACGCGAAGGCGACGCTCGGTCCGTCGAGCGCGCGCTTCCGCGACGTCGCGGCGGCGGCGCAGGTCGCGGTCGGCGCGAACCGCCAGTCGTCGTCGAGCCTCGCGACGCAGTCGTCGCCGGTCATCCACGCGCATACGCTCCAGATGCCGACGGGCCCCTATCCGGTGGCGGTCGAGGGCCCGCCCGTCACGAACCCGTCCTCGATCTCGGTGTCGAGCGGCAGCCCCCTCCCCGCGTACGAGTCGAGCCACGGGACGCGGAACGCCATCGCCGCCATCGTCGGCGTGCTGATCGGCGCGACCTTCCTCGGCAGCGCGCTCATCTATCGGGCTCGCCGCGTCGCCGCCGTCGACGAGCCGCCGCCCGCCGTCGCGGCCGCCGTCCCGAGCTCGACCGCGGAGCCTCCGCCCGAGATCGAGCCCGTGCCCGTGCCCGAGCCGCCCGAGCCGGCGCCGACCGCGACCGTCGCCCCCACGCCGACCATCGAGATCGAGCTCACCACGCCCGACGCGGGGCGCGTGACGAGGCCCGTCGCGCCTGCGCCGGCGCCCGGCCCGCGGAAGAACCCGACCCCACCCGCGCCGCAACCGCCGCCGCAGCCGCCGAAGAACGGCCAGGAGGGTTGCGATCCGCCCTTCTGGTACGACAACCAAGGCGTGAAGCACTACAAACCGCACTGCTTCTCGCGATAA
- a CDS encoding TonB-dependent receptor, whose product MPRPASALVLGLVFAARVAAAEEAAEEADEVRVRGAAGNFASRATIEDSPRTVTDAASLVEPLPGVHVRRLGADDSFATLSIRGSTSTQVAVYLAGVPLSGGADPTLDLATLPLWPGARATVHRTFAPAALGRGSLGGTLVLDAPSARAPEETEVWAAAGAFGSRRLRLGNVARGPGGVRVATGLSASRSDDDFSYLDAGATDAAGRDVLRARENAGHAAAAGLASIALPLHFDGGDGAVTLTTLAQARRQRIPGPASRLTPGQELASTRLVQALELTLPRGLGARAWGRREGLALRDDPRYGPLFGPRRTDDAIVAAGGSVGWRGRPFEGARTEVRIDGSAERFAPGAWVDGVAPPAARRTNTGVALDASALVFDRVTVSASGRGDLWFDAADGTLSTTELRPTGHAGIEVPVGPISLASHAGWVTRPASFVERYGNRGAFLPSPNLRPESAFTADAGATFARRVGRLRVRAEAAGFATWAEDLITLQYAGAQRLARAVNVGEARLLGVESEVRASAYGLDMRVSYTGLASRNESRCNAGGCPPLSGRPSHDFVADLAYERGPVRVRYGVDYVSGITADASGAIEVPARLLHDASVRVAVPAVRGLTLTLDVRNLFDLRAAEYAAFFGGTNREPIGDLYDYPLPGRRLLLSVRWSSTQGALPPAPRSQP is encoded by the coding sequence ATGCCGCGGCCCGCGTCCGCCCTCGTGCTTGGGCTCGTCTTCGCGGCGCGCGTGGCGGCGGCGGAAGAGGCGGCCGAGGAGGCAGACGAGGTGCGCGTCCGCGGCGCGGCCGGGAATTTTGCGTCGCGCGCGACGATCGAGGACTCGCCGCGCACCGTGACCGACGCGGCGAGCCTCGTCGAGCCGCTCCCCGGCGTGCACGTCCGGCGGCTCGGCGCGGACGACTCGTTCGCGACGCTCTCGATCCGCGGATCGACCTCCACCCAAGTCGCGGTGTACCTTGCCGGCGTGCCGCTGTCGGGCGGGGCCGATCCCACGCTCGACCTCGCCACGCTCCCGCTCTGGCCGGGCGCGCGCGCCACCGTGCATCGCACGTTCGCGCCGGCCGCGCTCGGTCGCGGCTCGCTCGGCGGCACGCTCGTGCTCGACGCGCCCTCCGCGCGCGCGCCGGAAGAGACCGAGGTCTGGGCCGCCGCGGGCGCGTTCGGGTCGCGGCGCCTCCGGCTCGGGAACGTCGCGCGCGGGCCGGGCGGCGTTCGCGTCGCGACGGGGCTCAGCGCGTCGCGCTCCGACGACGACTTCTCGTACCTCGACGCGGGCGCGACCGACGCCGCGGGGCGCGACGTGCTCCGCGCGCGCGAGAACGCCGGGCACGCGGCGGCGGCGGGGCTCGCGTCGATCGCGCTGCCGCTCCACTTCGACGGCGGCGACGGGGCCGTCACGCTCACGACGCTCGCGCAGGCGCGACGGCAACGGATCCCCGGGCCCGCGTCGCGCCTCACGCCGGGGCAGGAGCTCGCGTCGACGCGGCTCGTCCAGGCGCTCGAGCTCACGCTGCCGCGCGGCCTCGGCGCGCGCGCGTGGGGACGTCGCGAGGGGCTCGCGCTCCGCGACGATCCTCGCTACGGGCCGCTCTTCGGACCTCGGCGCACCGACGACGCGATCGTCGCCGCGGGCGGGAGCGTCGGGTGGCGAGGAAGGCCGTTCGAAGGGGCGCGCACGGAGGTGCGGATCGACGGGAGCGCCGAGCGCTTCGCGCCGGGCGCGTGGGTCGACGGCGTCGCGCCGCCCGCCGCGCGGCGCACGAACACCGGCGTCGCCCTCGACGCGAGCGCGCTCGTCTTCGATCGGGTCACCGTGAGCGCGAGCGGCCGCGGCGATCTCTGGTTCGACGCGGCGGACGGGACCCTGTCGACGACGGAGCTCCGACCCACCGGGCACGCGGGGATCGAGGTGCCCGTCGGACCGATCAGCCTCGCGTCGCACGCGGGATGGGTCACGCGGCCCGCGAGCTTCGTCGAGCGCTACGGCAACCGCGGCGCGTTCCTCCCGAGCCCGAACCTGCGACCGGAGTCGGCCTTCACCGCCGACGCGGGCGCGACGTTCGCGCGGCGCGTCGGGCGGCTCCGCGTGCGCGCGGAGGCGGCGGGGTTCGCGACGTGGGCGGAGGACCTCATCACGCTGCAGTACGCCGGCGCGCAGCGGCTCGCGCGCGCGGTGAACGTCGGCGAGGCGCGGCTCCTCGGCGTCGAGTCGGAGGTGCGCGCGTCGGCCTACGGCCTCGATATGCGTGTATCTTACACGGGACTCGCGAGCCGCAACGAGTCGCGCTGCAACGCGGGAGGATGCCCGCCGCTCTCGGGGCGTCCGAGCCACGACTTCGTCGCCGACCTCGCCTACGAGCGCGGGCCCGTGCGCGTGCGCTACGGCGTCGACTACGTCAGCGGCATCACCGCCGACGCGAGCGGCGCGATCGAGGTGCCGGCGCGTTTGCTCCACGACGCCTCGGTGCGCGTCGCGGTCCCGGCCGTGCGCGGCCTCACGCTCACGCTCGACGTCCGCAACCTCTTCGACCTCCGCGCGGCGGAGTACGCCGCGTTCTTCGGCGGCACGAACCGCGAGCCGATCGGCGATCTCTACGACTACCCGCTCCCCGGCCGCCGCCTGCTCCTCAGCGTGCGATGGTCTTCAACGCAGGGGGCTCTGCCCCCTGCACCCCGCTCGCAGCCGTAG